Part of the Pyrobaculum calidifontis JCM 11548 genome, CTCAGTCTTTTCTATAGTCGTAGAAAGATCCATTAAGACTCTGGCCCTGCTCTGAGGCAGCGCCAACCTTTCAACAACCACCAACAAAAGAGCTACGGCAAACACGGGCAACGACATATACTTTGCATAGTTGCTAAACACAATAGCTATATCTCCACTGCCTACTACGAAAATATGTGGAAGGGGAAGCGCGAAGAAGAGGGATAGGGCTGCCACGACTTCTGCCAGCCGCGGCACCTTGATCTTAGCAAGATATTCCAAATAGGTAGCCACAGCCAAAAGCGCCACCACTACGACTATGGAAAGCGGCTCGTAAACCTGAGGAAAATTGTAATATGAGCCGCCTACCGTAATCCTAAAACTACCGACCTCAACACGCGCCGTGGCGTATTGAGGCACAGCCACGGGTCCCACCACGATCACTAAAACGGCCAAGGCCACGGCCAATAGCGTAATCACATCCACTTACTTAAACCACTTTATACGTGTTTGCTCTATTTACGCTCCGAGAGGCGAGGCCCTTGCTCGTACCCAGACGCTAAAGCGCCGCCACATAGGGACAGGTAGCTTAAGTCCTCAAGAGTTGTCACTCCCTCTCTGACGCTTCTCGGCGCTGGGCGGCGGCACGGCGTACCTCAACCGCCCAGTGATCCAATCTTTCAGCACAATTCTAGCCGCCTCCTCTACGTCTACTCTGCCGCCTTTTCTAAGCCTGTGTTTAACACGGCCAATCTCTTCTAGGACGTCCTCGCCCGCGTTCTCTATGCCGTACGCCTCTTTAAGCGCGGCGGGGTTGTAGGACAAGATTCTCCTTATTAGCGCGTAGGCGTAGGGCACTGGGTCGTCCACGGTCCCTGGGTCGACCAGCCCCCTAACTACATCGAGCGCCAAGTCGCCAGTTGACTGCGTCTTGACAACGCCGGGCGTGTCAATTACGAGGAGCCACGTCTTTGCTCTAACTATTTGCTCTCCCCTCGTCCACCCCGGCTTTGGGCTAGTTGGTGCAACATGCCTACCCTTTAGGTAGTTTATTATTGTAGACTTGCCCACGTTGGGGTACCCCACTACAACTACTGTTGCGGGAATACGCGGCGCAAGGTCCCTAATGGACGCTATAAGCCTCCTTGTGCCAAGCCTGTGCTTTGCGCTTATGTAGACCGCAGGTATGCCAACGCTTTGGAAATACGACTTCCACTCCTCCATTAACTCCCTCTCCACTAAATCCGCCTTGTTTAATACAACCAACAGCCTTTTCCCCAGCCTTTCCGCTAGTCGTTCAACCTCCTCGTTCCTAGTGGCAATAGGGTCTCTCGCGTCTAACACCTCTAACACAATGTCGCCATCTTCTACTACCCTACGAACGAGTCTCCACGTCTCTTTCACACGACGTATGTAGCCAATATTTAAAAAAC contains:
- a CDS encoding GTPase, coding for MKETWRLVRRVVEDGDIVLEVLDARDPIATRNEEVERLAERLGKRLLVVLNKADLVERELMEEWKSYFQSVGIPAVYISAKHRLGTRRLIASIRDLAPRIPATVVVVGYPNVGKSTIINYLKGRHVAPTSPKPGWTRGEQIVRAKTWLLVIDTPGVVKTQSTGDLALDVVRGLVDPGTVDDPVPYAYALIRRILSYNPAALKEAYGIENAGEDVLEEIGRVKHRLRKGGRVDVEEAARIVLKDWITGRLRYAVPPPSAEKRQRGSDNS